A window of the Trichoplusia ni isolate ovarian cell line Hi5 chromosome 4, tn1, whole genome shotgun sequence genome harbors these coding sequences:
- the LOC113492529 gene encoding homeobox protein B-H1-like: protein MTVQREEREARAPRTRFMITDILDAPPRDLSAHRDSDSDRSATDSPGVKDDSDDVSSKSCGGDSSGLVKKQRKARTAFTDHQLQTLEKSFERQKYLSVQDRMELAAKLGLTDTQVKTWYQNRRTKWKRQTAVGLELLAEAGNYAAFQRLYGGYWPGVPAYPAQPAPAAADLYYRQAAATAAAAASASANTLQKPLPYRLYPGAPLAGVPPLGLGLPGPSAHLGSLGAPALGALGYYAHARRTPSPDLDPGSPAPPHRSPPGTPADRRSEDEDDDEPIHV from the exons ATGACGGTGCAGCGCGAGGAGCGcgaggcgcgcgcgccgcgGACCCGGTTCATGATCACCGACATCCTGGACGCGCCGCCGCGGGACCTCAGCGCGCACCGCGACTCCGACTCCGACAGATCTGCCACCGACTCACCAG GTGTAAAAGATGATTCAGACGACGTGTCAAGCAAAAGCTGTGGAGGTGACTCATCGGGGCTCGTTAAGAAGCAGAGGAAAGCGCGAACGGCCTTCACAGACCACCAGCTCCAGACTTTAGAGAAGTCCTTCGAAAGACAGAAGTACCTTAGCGTTCAAGACCGAATGGAACTGGCTGCGAAACTAGGATTAACGGACACACAGGTCAAAACCTGGTACCAGAACAGACG GACAAAATGGAAGCGGCAAACAGCGGTGGGTCTAGAACTGCTAGCTGAGGCCGGTAACTACGCGGCCTTCCAGCGTCTGTACGGGGGCTACTGGCCCGGGGTGCCGGCGTACCCTGCACAGcccgcgccggccgccgccgaCCTGTACTACCGGCAAGCTGCCGCCACCGCCGCAGCTGCTGCCTCGGCCAGCGCCAACACCCTACAGAAACCCTTGCCTTACCG ATTATACCCGGGAGCACCGTTAGCAGGCGTCCCGCCTCTGGGGCTGGGCTTGCCGGGGCCGTCAGCGCACTTGGGGTCGCTGGGCGCCCCGGCGTTGGGCGCGTTGGGGTACTACGCCCACGCTCGCCGGACGCCCTCTCCAGACCTGGACCCGGGCAGCCCGGCGCCCCCGCACCGCTCCCCACCAGGCACCCCTGCAGACCGGCGCTCTGAAGACGAAGACGACGACGAGCCCATACACGTGTAA